TTACACACATTTTCAGTCCAACTTGCAAATGTGACACATCTTGGACTCGTTTCATGTTTAGTCTCATTTGCTTTCACTCTGCAATGCCACTTGGAGATGCCAGATTGCATTTTCAATCTTTCCAACCTCCAATGCATTCATCCCTTTCACTTTTACTGAGCATAGATTTATGCACAACATAATTagcttgtttttttaaagtgctGAGGCTCAAAAAGGATTATTTCTGAGGTTCAGATTCAGAGAACTGATGATGGCACAGCAGCATAAGGGGGAATTCAACTGAAAAGCATGCAGCCACAGGCGTTAAAACGTAAGCCAAAGCAAAAGTATCACCACAGATCAACCACCAAAATGCATGTGAAACATAATAAAACATGCACCATTTAGCAGTTTTATAATCTTTCATAATCACAAGACCTTAAACATAAGTGCAGACACAAATAAATGCACGTACTGTACATAAAGACTGACAATGCTGATGCCTGtttcatatactgtacacacacacacacacacacacacacacacacacgcacgcacacacacacacacacacacacacagtattcatacatacatacattcatacatacatacatacatacatacatacatacatacatacatacatacatacatacatacatacatacatacatacatacatacatacatacatacatacatacatacatacatacatatatacatatatactaaaCCTAATAACTAGTTGGGCCACCATGCCCACTTGCAAATGCCCACTCATCTTTatagaattgttgtaattcagccacactgGAGGATTTTCAAGACCCTTTTTAAGGTCATGACACAACATCTTAACTGGATTCAGGTCAGGGCTTTGCCTCtctaaagtcttcattttgtttttcttcagccattcagaagtgctGTTGCTGGTTGCTTTGTATCATTGTCCTTCTGCAGAACCCAAGTTTACTTCAGCTTGAGGACTCTAACAGAAATTCTTATTCGGGATATATTTGAacacagcagaattcatggttccatttatcacagcaagtcttccagAAGCAGCTAAACAGCTCCAGACCATCACAAAACATTTTTGTCCAGTCTCTCTCTTATGTTGGAGTAATGAACTTTCACCTTAACTATggcaagtgaggcctgcagttctttggatgtttTTGTGAGGTCTATttgcttatttcacgcggccgccattttaaagaaccaaagcgaggctgcggtgggaagaaacccagaagtataggaccagcactgtaaacattgcagtaataTGCTGTGGattacaaacctccagctgttgccgagctttcaaaatgcagaaatggtgtaaacatcactttaatatcattcagtaagattaatttaaacaattaaaagcaatttagcatcaaactttaagagtaatatgcttgTGTCCTCCTAAGCTTTAGTTCATGGCACTAGTTAAACACCGCGGGgatgctttcctgcttcagcttatgtaacccggtgagtgataaaacactgcagtcctctgtagcactccCTCGttttgtctgtaatagtgttgtcccggtactgaagttttaaaaacgtccacttCCCGCTAACATTCAAGTGCCGCTGAGCGCGATTATAAACAGCGCTaatttaccatagtattcaccagtgctcatccGTTTACCGCTCTTCGcccagtgtaaacacagatacacaaacactggagcgcgaagcagcagtgaagatcagtcgagccatcaagcagatcgctcatCTGTGTTTGGAGTCGGtgaacagcggagggtgaactgatgaccttctcggccaatcacagtcatttctgttgagcacgtgaacacaatggcaaatcagcgctgttttaagaaagccaccaacagtgccttaaatgttaacaagaaatggacagtttttcttttaattcagtatcgtgacaagtctaatatagtgaaagaatcagttcatttacttgagtttgataaatggcatctaaaacgtgtgtttgggaaagataacgttagctaactagtgccatttcccttaacttatctaaaaatgagctctgatttccctttttattttcactattcatttaaaatggactaattataatatataggaggtgaaattataaatttgtgtcactttctcttcgctgataatacatacagccaggtacacaacgttacttcggggtttcttcccaccgcagcctcgatttcgcttttaaaaatggcggccacgtgaaatcagtctattgcgACCTCTTGGATGAGCTGTCGCAGCGCTCAGTGGTCATTTTGAGATAATTTTGGTGAGCTGGCCATTCTTGGAAAGGTTCTCCACTATTtcatgtttttgccatttgtacATAATGGCtttccatagatatatacactagatatcgcaaagggaccctgagcatgcatcaatagcgccgccatatttgtacagtgctcccaggacaagtgtcattcaaccgcactagtcaagacagtgttactaaCTGAAGATTCTGGACTTTAGCAcggtgtacaggtgtagtaacgagcaaacaaagaaaacaaagcacaaaggcagaacatatgtgagatttagttttttatgtttttgtatgttatgaacttttgtgctaaacaggtaacgttattgacgataatacagtcacttactgcattcaccttaaggcaaagtagcaccaactcgcactaaacactcagcttatgctagttttgttgaataaaatcagcaaacactgcaaaagaaatatgacaacgagatgctgcggtgccagaaaacttgtattaatgtgtattaatataaGTGAAGGAGtcattcataacggagattcattcacaaacgaatcgctccctccgttagaatgagaagtgaaagcaggagaggaggagtgtttcaggacacagataagatcaaatttaacagggagggtgtatagtacatttccatacacacaaacactagcttttttgtcaggaatgcctgagcgatcacttatccatcaatgtagaaaaacGATATAAAATTATAAGTTtcgtaattttttaaaaaattgcatactgacctccgggaaaaattccgatcatagatatatgtgtatatatgtatttctctggctctggatggccacagtcctccactgcagcttggtcccgcattcatttcaaaggagcgctaccctgtactaaagtGGCGGCTCTATagacacattccttccaatagacaacaacagggtaggcaacatctaatgtatatatctatcaTGGCTCTCTCTATGGTTTACTGCAGTCTAaaagctttagaaatggcttcaTAACCTTTTCCAGACAGGTAGATCTCAAATGTttactttcttatttattttttaattttcttttatcaTGACATGATTTCTAGCTTTTTGAGGATTTTTAGTCtgcttcactttgtcaggcagaTCCTATTTAATCTTCACATATCTTTACACGACCTATGAGATTTTATtttccataaataataaaaacctaaCTGTTTACTTgttttatctttgactaatatgaTATGCTTTCAAAAATAATGGGGACATAAATGGATTTCATTCAGCACAATactatttattgtataatttacaTATATCCATTTAGTGGATACTGTTAAGTCAGTTAAATTGAATTGGAGAGTACATTTTATCAGTGCATGCAATTCATTTGTAAATGAACCTATAACTTTTGCGACCACATGCTTGCATTAGTATTCGAGCTACAGAAACACATATGCAAAGATTTGAAAAAGAGACATAAAAATGTCTAATGTTACCAAAAGTGctcaatgaatgaaagaaaataattttcgccacatttgataaaaacatgcaaacatacTGTAGTTAGATGTTATAAGACAACAAGATGACATGATGATATGCTAAGTCATAAtaatgatattcattcattcattcattcattcattttcttttcgtcttagtccctttattaattcggggtcaccacaccggaatgaacccccaacttatccagcacatgatttacgcagcggatgcacttccagctgcaacccatcactgggaaacatccatacacactcattctcactcatacactacagacaattgagcctacccaattccaattccctgtaccgcatgtctttggactgtgggggaaaacggagcacccgcgaacgcagggagaacatgcaaacaccacacagaaatgccaactgacccagccgaggctcggaccagcgaccttcttgctgtgatgcgacagcactacctactgcgccactgtgccgcccataataatgataaaaaagtaaaaaggataattaaagaatgaattttatattatttatttttgctgaaaaTGCCCTTTCATACAACAATGGTACACTTTTTACCACTATATATGGTGACTTAACTTTCAGTTTGATGAGTCATAATTAATCACAAGGCTGCTCACCCAGTTTCTTGAAAGTTTGTAAATTGCAACCTTGGAAACATTCAGTAAACACCACTCATACAGCATAAATCCTTATGATAGTACTGAGTATATTCTGTATATAAAGATTAAATGAAACATTAATAGAAAagctgatcaaaaaaaaaaaaaaacatctcttaGAGCATCTCATACCACCCTCATGATATTGATCTTAAGATCTTAAGCTTAAAAGAACAGATACAAATCTTAAGCTTAAaagaaaaacacttaagtaaTGTCTGCTTTTTTTACATGTTTGTGCAAGCACAgatcaatatattatattatgattattataataaattgaaatatAAAGCTATTATGCAAAGCATTAAAACATTAACAGTTTGTCTTCTTTTTAGCAGACAAATAGCACAGAATGTTTATTTCTGAAATGTGACACTGATATCTAAAAAAAGCTCTTCCTGCTCAATGGATTGCCATGACACGACACGAGGAATAAAAGAAGTGAAATCAACCTCAGAAGTATAAAAACTAAGATGAAAATGGAAGAACAAGAAGTACTCAGGAAGATGAATAGCAGGATGTAAATATTCTCAACAATACATGAGGAAAAAGACACAGTGCACACATGTATTCATACGCATGAAACCTAATTCACATGCAtggaaatatatgtatataaataaacatttgtgaGTTCATCATGGACAATCAAAATGGCTTGGACTTGTGTATATTTATCCATAGTCCAAATATTTGGCTACAGGTgtgcttcatgtttttttttttttgtgtgtgtgtgtgtgtgtgaattattaTAGAGACTAACCTGCTTCTATATTTGAGATGTTCACCAAGACTGTAATGTCTAGTTTCTCTAATGTTAGTTTACTATTTTCTCActcaaggtttaaaaaaaaacatgaaactaAAATGAGTTTTCATTTTCTTGATCAGGCCTACTGTGGAAAACATCAGACCAGCAGTTGATCTTGAGTTTCTCACGttgccttttatataaattataatgacATATTTTAGGAAAAATTCAAAATAGACACACAGTAAAAGTGACATTAAACAAGTTGGACCAGCCTGacctcacaaggaaacgtaactattttatattttgccAAATTTATTGGCTAACTCAAATAATAAATTTGATGGCTAGTTGAATCGAATgaaaatttacaatttttaaaaggacgCGTAGCACCCGACaccaccccttaacccaaccatcattggggcataagtaaattgtactaaattgtacaactGAGATCGTAAAAatgttatgaattgctgtgagatagcatTAGTTGGACAGACTTGCACAGTAAAAAGTGAAAAGttgctttaaaggggtggtccagagtatatttttaagtcttggttgtgtttataagatgcaaagcaacgtgtgctcatgctttacttgttgaaaataacataattttttcatataccttattatttagattatatGCAGCTACTCAGCTAAAACGAAAATGACATATTCGTTTTATTTCCAAGTTTCTCTGAaaagcctgccctcaagaggttctgattggtcagcaaaCATAATGTAgtgtgattcgcggatcagctccacttcaccaggaaaagcgtcacgcCGCTAATAGCACGCGCTTTGCCCCTGCAGTGTAATTACTGTCAGTGAGAGTAGCAGTGTCAgtgtgagcctgaatcagacagaaaatgaaaaggacacagctAATCCTCATGCCTgtgctctaaaataaaatctgacaagtgtctttcagatacattcgggttataagcatgtgtaagtaatatgaaacgatcacatatcttttgcgagttggttatttgagatgtagaacgcatgAAAAGTGATTGCATAGAGAGACAAGGCAGCGCTGTTGAAGATTGTGAGTGTCTAcagcggtttgacggataaatatgtagctaaattgttaacggtgccaaacagcatttcccgttgtttacatccttgtttacatcctcgctacaacataccattaacgctagaaacaccgtatttgattaattttaacatataaaacacttacaggttgtggcttacagtccacagcttcttctaATTTGGTTGGAGGAgcttttagctgaatccagcactgaactgagagagattctgtaacctgtcctttgtcaaatgctagctatatgttttttttttaaataattctctggaccataattaaaatgaaaatttgtgTCATGGcctttgaaagcccaaatacagaaacagaacaagctctgtggagatagcagcgtttggacggcattttagctttctctgctctaacattacagcgcctctggccacacaCCTTCGCTGCGCAGGGGGTATGCCCGTGGTGTATGCGTGTATCCTAAAGCATTTGTGATCTTTTCAAACTTCATTCgctataggctttgctaagctaactctataaaagccaatgtctccgtttgcattaaactttgagcgtattacattcagagatgttgtttatgttcacacagctgcattacacatcaactaaagtttaaaatatgatatcgtagtggaccacccctttaattaaAAAAGTGTTGTAACTGCTGCAACTTGGAACTAAGTTACTAAGTTGACTTAGGTAAGCTAGGTTGACTTAACACATTTTTATAGATCTGACcatagttcatttatttaattttaaagcaatGGATTAACTCGCCTTTTTAAGTAACTTCAGCAAatccctttaaaagcaactggCTACTccgtttttaagtcaactaattgctttttacagtagAGTAAGCATGCACACAAACTGCTGCAATCTTTTGCTATTTCAAATTTGTCAGGTATTTTAACCAAATAGCCAACAATGCATTCAAGAGTCATTTTTTAGCAATGTATACCTTCCCTGGGAATTAAAACCACAGCCTTAAATCGGTTAACGCTCAAGTATTTGAGCTACAGTTACTGAAACTTGTATTGTGCAGCATGGTATCCTTATATGCACAACTTCATTTAAATCTTCATAAGGTTTAAATATTTCCGAGGTTCAGATTCAGAGAACTGATATATATACCACAGTAAGACTGAAGGGGAATTCAACCAAAAAACTGTCTGGTCACAGGCTGTTAGCTGTAGCTTAAGCAAATTTACATCACCACAATTCAACCACCAATGCAAAGTAATGCATATGTGATCAAAATGTTCACATGAATTATTTACAattgattaaaattaattatttacaattgATTAAAAGACGTTTTTTTAGTATGCATTGCATTTGCATCAACAAGATATGCATTCATATGCCAACATATGCACTTTCACATATGTAAACAAACCGTTGTGGTTTCAAAAAATCATCAAACTCAAAGAGATGCAAGTACAGATGTGCATGCAAACAGTGCGCATGCAAAGACCAATTCGTTTTAAAAAgtagtaaaaatataaaacagattGCCGTACGTCTTTCTTGGAAAACCAACTAATATTCATTGATAAGTTTcattttcacacaaacacacaaaaacatctgATAACAAACCAACTTTCAGTAGGTTACTGACTCATTGCGCATGTCATCGGGTCCTTAACCCAGATTCATGATGGTCCAAATGTCAAATGCACTTGCCTGTCCACTCAAAAAAACCTTGAGTTGCTTTGGGGTTCAACATTAGTGTAACGTCATCCAGACGCATCACATTTCTGATTTAAAGGAAACTGTAGCCCACAGAAACCCCAAAAACCTAAAGCACATCCCCTGCAGCCGTCCTACTGTCATTCTTTGCCTATATAAACCCCCAGCCCCTTTCCGATCATCAACATTTACCTGCTGACTAACATCAGGTCACAGCATCACTTGGTTCACAgcactgaaacacaaacacaaaaaaaatggaTTCCTGGCTCAACATGGTGCTACTCTGTGGACTTTTGTGGATAGCATCTCTTCAGACAACGAGCGCATACAGATTTCGACGGTCCAGGAGCGAGAACCCGATTCTGAACACAAATATCGAGAAACTAAAAGCACATTATGTAAGTGACATCTACTGTCATAATATTCTGCAGTGTGTTTGAAAGTTTGTGCCAATGAATCATATTAGATTCAACTCATATCAGTTTTGCAGGTGATATTAGCATGAACAGCAGGTGGTTTCAAAAACCACAACTGCACGATGAACTTTGTGACATTTTGATTTTAGATTAGAAGTGCACGATGCATTATTAACGGTTGCTGTATTGTTTGTACTTTCTTTAGAACACGCTTGCAAAGGATTGGGTTGGAAAATCTGTTTTTGTTTCTCATCTGGACCAGCTGAATGTAAGTTTGTACTGTGCAAAATGCTAAAATGGGAGCTTGAAATGTAGTGATTTTACATTAACATCTTAATTATACTTATTTCCTTTAGTCTAGGCCAACCTGCACCTGCCAGGCTGTGTTGCTTGAAGGAATGCTGAGCATCTATGAAGACATTTTCCAAGACATGATGAACAAGTCAGACAATAAAGAAGTGAGAGACGATCTTAAAGAAGTAATTAATGAGGTGAAAAAGTTGAAGCACAAGTACAATGAAGAACATAAATTATGGAGGGAGCTCCAGGATATTCACTCAGTCAAGGTAAACAAAGAGAATATAAGTTCTGTCTTCATTGGGAAAAGTATACACTTTCCGTTATCttcaaaatgagttattaaagaaaCTGTTTAATAACTATATAACTTTCATTCTCATTCAGGCGAAAAATGGAACAATCCAAGAAAGAGCATTAAATGACTTCCTGAAGGTGTATTATCGGGCCTCCACAGAAAAACGGCATTTACACATGTCTTAGGCATGACAAGGCCCACTGAGAAGATCTAAAGGGTCTTTACTTTTATGTAGTAAAACTAGTGCTTTGCTATTGtatttgcctatttatttataagttatttgtaattatttattttgttttattttttaatttatactcTACTACAACGTAACACAacagaaattaatttaacaatCTAACTTATTTTCATCACATGTTTATTATTAGCATAATTTACAGTGTACAGAAATGGAAGCGGTTGGTTTTTGACAATGGATTTGCTTGAAATACTTTGTGAGTTTCACTGGCTGAATtgttaattacaataaaaatacattttgcattaatttatgctttcatttgtttaattacaaagtcatacacactcaaaccatataaacaatattttgttaaaaaaagactGAAATACACTATCTGACTTTTTTGTCTGCCTGAAGCTCAATCGGTCAATGAACTAACAGTTCAATGGGTCATTCCTAGATGCTGACAGACTGCAAGTTTAGTGAAACTGCATACTGTAGATGTATTTAACATTTGACATTAAAGGGAGAATGTCATATAAACTGctcaaacattaaaatgaaaaacaaaattgaTGCAATGAACTGAAATCTTAGAGCATTTCTAGCACACCACTCCAAGCCACAACCTCAAGTTAATGGAATTAATTTTCCAGAGAATGTATACACTTATTAAAAGAATGCTTTTATTGCCAATCACATACAATGGGGATCAAAATTGACTCCTTAGTCCGATTAGGAGTTATGCCAGTTCTTacagcatatttcatgagttacaaaTATCCCAAAGCACcgtataaaaaaacttaaatgagatatttgaagaaaaaaaactgagttaacTTATTAGAGTAAACTTTCAGATACTTCCAAATTGATAATTAGGCGATAATTGCTGTAAAAGTGGTACTTGGTGCTAATGTCCTTAATttaattatctgacaaacccTTTAAGTGACAGCCTAACTTTACAGATTTCActgtttttgctaaataaagtTACTGAAACTGTCTAACAGCAGTTTGTCAAGATAAAGGCCAATGTGAACCTTTTAGCCACAGCAAGAGGGGTTGTTCGCTCCAAATCTGTGATTGCCAGAATATTGTATTGTTACATtgtccaccaaaaaaaaaaggctgGTCATGCATGAAAGACAAATGAACAAGAGTACTGTACAGGATAACATGGAGATTTCAGTGGGTAATCAGTCGAACACTGCAGCCATGATTGCTCACCAGTTCAGTTTTGCATCTGTTGCAG
This region of Danio aesculapii chromosome 4, fDanAes4.1, whole genome shotgun sequence genomic DNA includes:
- the ifng1r gene encoding interferon gamma related — its product is MDSWLNMVLLCGLLWIASLQTTSAYRFRRSRSENPILNTNIEKLKAHYNTLAKDWVGKSVFVSHLDQLNSRPTCTCQAVLLEGMLSIYEDIFQDMMNKSDNKEVRDDLKEVINEVKKLKHKYNEEHKLWRELQDIHSVKAKNGTIQERALNDFLKVYYRASTEKRHLHMS